The following are encoded together in the Ictidomys tridecemlineatus isolate mIctTri1 chromosome X, mIctTri1.hap1, whole genome shotgun sequence genome:
- the Snx12 gene encoding sorting nexin-12, producing MSDTAVADTRRLNSKPQDLTDAYGPPSNFLEIDIFNPQTVGVGRARFTTYEVRMRTNLPIFKLKESCVRRRYSDFEWLKNELERDSKIVVPPLPGKALKRQLPFRGDEGIFEESFIEERRQGLEQFINKIAGHPLAQNERCLHMFLQEEAIDRNYVPGKVRQ from the exons ATGTCGGACACGGCAGTAGCTGACACTAGGCGCCTTAACTCGAAGCCGCAGGACCTGACCGATGCTTACGGGCCGCCAAGTAACTTCCTGGAGATCGACATCTTTAATCCACAGACGGTGGGCGTGGGCCGTGCGCGCTTCACCACCTATGAGGTTCGCATGCGG ACAAACCTACCTATCTTTAAGCTGAAAGAGTCCTGTGTACGGAGGCGCTACAGTGACTTTGAGTGGCTGAAAAATGAGCTGGAGCGAGATAGTAAG ATTGTAGTACCACCACTGCCTGGGAAAGCTTTGAAGCGGCAGCTCCCTTTCCGAGGAGATGAAGGGATCTTTGAGGAATCTTTCATTGAAGAAAGGAGGCAGGGCCTTGAACAGTTTATTAACAA AATTGCTGGGCACCCACTGGCTCAGAACGAACGCTGCCTACACATGTTCCTACAGGAGGAGGCAATTGACAGGAACTACGTCCCCGGGAAGGTGCGCCAGTAG